In a genomic window of Curtobacterium sp. MCBD17_035:
- a CDS encoding ATP-binding cassette domain-containing protein gives MIEFRSVRKQYPDGTTAVEHFDLVIPSRTTTVFVGSSGCGKTTLLRMINRMVDPTAGSVEIDGEDVAAVPPVGLRRRIGYVMQNSGLLPHRKVVDNIATVPLLTGVPKARARERALELMDTVGLDRGLADRYPSQLSGGQQQRVGVARGLAVDPNVLLMDEPFGAVDPLVRTDLQNELIRLQRELGKTVVFVTHDIDEAFRLGDQVVILRKGGVIAQQGTPAEIMSSPADDFVADFVGAGRGRRALRIEQTPGGPVVVDADGRAAGVLTGPVPSVSEAAAHPAAGAAAQGGSAS, from the coding sequence ATGATCGAGTTCCGATCGGTGCGCAAGCAGTACCCGGACGGCACCACCGCAGTCGAGCACTTCGACCTGGTGATCCCGTCCCGGACCACGACGGTCTTCGTCGGGTCGAGCGGCTGCGGCAAGACCACCCTGCTCCGGATGATCAACCGCATGGTGGACCCGACCGCGGGCAGTGTCGAGATCGACGGCGAGGACGTCGCGGCGGTCCCGCCGGTCGGACTCCGCCGCCGCATCGGGTACGTGATGCAGAACAGCGGACTCCTGCCGCACCGGAAGGTCGTCGACAACATCGCGACCGTGCCGCTGCTGACCGGCGTCCCGAAGGCCCGCGCACGGGAGCGTGCGCTCGAGCTCATGGACACCGTCGGACTCGATCGCGGCCTCGCCGACCGGTACCCCTCGCAGCTCTCGGGGGGTCAGCAGCAGCGTGTCGGGGTCGCCCGTGGCCTCGCCGTCGACCCGAACGTCCTCCTCATGGACGAGCCGTTCGGCGCGGTCGACCCCCTCGTGCGGACGGATCTGCAGAACGAGCTCATCCGGCTCCAACGAGAACTCGGCAAGACCGTCGTGTTCGTGACCCACGACATCGACGAGGCCTTCCGCTTGGGCGACCAGGTCGTCATCCTCCGCAAGGGCGGGGTGATCGCGCAACAGGGAACGCCGGCCGAGATCATGTCGTCGCCCGCCGACGACTTCGTCGCCGACTTCGTCGGTGCCGGTCGCGGCCGCCGCGCCCTCCGCATCGAGCAGACACCCGGTGGCCCCGTGGTGGTCGACGCCGACGGTCGTGCCGCCGGTGTGCTCACCGGACCCGTCCCATCCGTCTCCGAGGCCGCCGCGCACCCCGCGGCGGGTGCTGCGGCGCAGGGTGGGAGCGCGTCGTGA
- a CDS encoding ABC transporter substrate-binding protein: protein MTTATRLRLGIAAALAVGAVAALTGCSSSSPIAGSSASSAAGSSTIVVGSQQYYSNEIIAELYSQVLEHDGYDVKRNFNIGQREVYLPQMQKGAIDVMPEYSGNLLQYYDKKSTASSPAEIAAGLKSALPSGIRALPAAAATDQDSYTVTKQFSQQNHVTSLADLKDVSTKLTVGGNSEFQTRPYGPNGLKSTYGATVGFTAIEDSGGALTVKALKDGTVQLADIYSADPSIKANDFVTLKDPKHLILPQNVTPVVSKKVTGKAATDIEKVDKALTTSALIQLNTESTVDKEKSAQIAKKFLTDKGLL, encoded by the coding sequence GTGACCACAGCAACCAGACTCCGCCTCGGCATCGCGGCCGCACTGGCCGTCGGCGCCGTCGCGGCGCTCACCGGCTGCTCCTCGAGCAGCCCCATCGCGGGCAGCAGCGCGTCGTCCGCCGCCGGGTCCTCGACCATCGTCGTGGGCTCGCAGCAGTACTACTCGAACGAGATCATCGCCGAGCTGTACTCGCAGGTGCTCGAGCACGACGGCTACGACGTGAAGCGGAACTTCAACATCGGGCAACGTGAGGTCTACCTGCCGCAGATGCAGAAGGGCGCCATCGACGTCATGCCCGAGTACAGCGGCAACCTGCTCCAGTACTACGACAAGAAGTCCACGGCGTCGAGCCCCGCGGAGATCGCCGCGGGTCTCAAGTCCGCCCTGCCGAGCGGGATCCGTGCGCTCCCCGCAGCGGCGGCGACGGACCAGGACAGCTACACGGTCACCAAGCAGTTCTCGCAGCAGAACCACGTGACCAGCCTGGCCGACCTGAAGGACGTCTCGACGAAGCTGACCGTCGGGGGGAACTCCGAGTTCCAGACCCGCCCCTATGGGCCGAACGGCCTCAAGTCCACCTACGGTGCCACCGTCGGGTTCACCGCGATCGAGGACTCGGGCGGCGCGCTCACCGTCAAGGCGCTCAAGGACGGCACGGTGCAGCTCGCCGACATCTACAGCGCCGACCCGAGCATCAAGGCGAACGACTTCGTCACCCTCAAGGACCCGAAGCACCTGATCCTGCCGCAGAACGTGACGCCGGTCGTCTCGAAGAAGGTGACCGGCAAGGCCGCCACCGACATCGAGAAGGTCGACAAGGCCCTGACCACGTCCGCGCTGATCCAGCTCAACACCGAGAGCACCGTGGACAAGGAGAAGTCGGCGCAGATCGCCAAGAAGTTCCTCACCGACAAGGGACTGCTCTGA
- a CDS encoding ComEA family DNA-binding protein yields MTGDEFDDTASVRTWIRPRALVVAAIAVTVVALVLLAVGALTDHATTVQRSADAVSVSAPATASTGVVPPAATPATVVVHVLGAVATPGLVELPVGARVDDAVTEAGGAADHADLSRVNLARPLVDGEQLYVPRDGEDDVPEAPGPVVGGGSASVDGGEGPTLVDLNTADATALETLPGIGPALADRIVAWRTEHGRFSSVEDLLDVSGIGDATFADLRDRVRV; encoded by the coding sequence ATGACGGGAGACGAGTTCGACGACACCGCATCGGTCCGCACGTGGATCCGGCCGCGCGCCCTCGTGGTCGCCGCCATCGCCGTGACGGTCGTGGCACTCGTGCTGTTGGCGGTGGGCGCACTGACCGACCACGCCACGACGGTCCAGCGCTCCGCCGATGCGGTCTCGGTGTCGGCGCCCGCCACGGCGTCCACGGGAGTGGTCCCCCCAGCGGCGACGCCCGCGACCGTCGTCGTCCACGTGCTCGGGGCCGTCGCCACGCCGGGCCTCGTCGAGCTCCCGGTCGGTGCCCGCGTCGACGACGCGGTCACCGAGGCCGGCGGGGCGGCCGACCACGCAGACCTGAGCCGGGTGAACCTCGCCCGGCCACTGGTGGACGGCGAGCAACTGTACGTGCCGCGTGACGGCGAGGACGACGTCCCCGAGGCCCCGGGACCCGTCGTGGGGGGCGGGAGTGCGTCCGTCGATGGTGGGGAGGGCCCGACCCTGGTGGACCTCAACACCGCCGATGCCACCGCCCTGGAGACCCTGCCCGGCATCGGACCGGCGCTCGCCGACCGGATCGTCGCGTGGCGGACCGAGCACGGTCGGTTCTCGAGCGTCGAGGACCTGCTCGACGTCAGCGGGATCGGTGACGCGACCTTCGCGGACCTCCGGGACCGGGTGCGGGTGTGA
- a CDS encoding TetR/AcrR family transcriptional regulator: protein MLVTEVSNALPGGSSLLRNEPVQARSSARLAGLLDAAAAVIDEIGLERLTTAMVAERAGASIGTVYRYFPDRIAVVEALAIRCAQRLAERFVSSIDASGATTWEQGADALIDMTVEMYRTEPGFRAVRFGDVTEGDDGTEDRMSQLGGAVAVIFRERFGFPDSERMSRAWTVLTEAGHAVLARAHRVPGAGDAALVEEFRAMSRAYLRSVLADA from the coding sequence GTGCTCGTCACCGAGGTATCGAACGCACTGCCGGGGGGATCATCACTGCTCAGGAACGAGCCGGTCCAAGCCCGCAGTTCGGCGCGCCTCGCCGGGCTCCTCGACGCTGCGGCCGCGGTGATCGACGAGATCGGGCTCGAGCGCCTGACGACCGCCATGGTCGCCGAGCGGGCCGGAGCCTCGATCGGGACGGTCTACCGGTACTTCCCGGATCGCATCGCGGTCGTGGAGGCGCTCGCGATCCGGTGCGCCCAACGGCTCGCCGAGCGGTTCGTCTCGTCGATCGACGCGAGCGGCGCGACGACGTGGGAGCAGGGCGCGGACGCGCTCATCGACATGACGGTCGAGATGTACCGTACGGAGCCGGGGTTCCGTGCGGTCCGCTTCGGTGACGTCACCGAGGGCGACGACGGCACCGAGGACCGGATGTCCCAACTGGGCGGCGCGGTCGCCGTCATCTTCCGCGAGCGCTTCGGGTTCCCGGACTCCGAGCGGATGAGTCGGGCGTGGACCGTCCTGACCGAGGCCGGGCACGCGGTCCTCGCCCGCGCACACCGGGTGCCCGGTGCCGGGGACGCCGCACTCGTCGAGGAGTTCCGGGCGATGTCCCGCGCGTACCTGCGATCGGTCCTCGCCGACGCCTGA
- a CDS encoding ABC transporter permease subunit, whose protein sequence is MTWVWSNLDIIWSDTLAHLATALPAIVVSFLLSIPIGWLVVKLRGPSTDGGAPRRLARGTGGGIVAVASLLYAIPSLPLFIALPAVIGTDLQDPVNIVVALTLYGLALMVRSTADALSSVDPATQAAAVAMGYSPVQRFFRVDLPLAGPVLLAGLRVVSVSTISLTTVGAVLGVQSLGSLFTDGIQRTIPEEIGSGIVMVLVLAFVLDGLLVLLGRLVLPWTRSVSRATRRRAARSTAPVTEVTS, encoded by the coding sequence GTGACCTGGGTGTGGTCGAACCTCGACATCATCTGGTCGGACACGCTGGCGCACCTGGCGACCGCATTGCCGGCGATCGTCGTCAGCTTCCTCCTGTCGATCCCCATCGGGTGGCTCGTCGTCAAACTGCGCGGCCCCTCGACGGACGGCGGGGCGCCCCGGAGGCTCGCCCGGGGGACCGGCGGCGGCATCGTCGCCGTCGCCAGCCTGCTCTACGCGATCCCGTCCCTCCCGTTGTTCATCGCGCTGCCGGCGGTGATCGGCACCGACCTGCAGGACCCCGTCAACATCGTCGTCGCGCTGACGCTGTACGGGCTCGCGCTCATGGTGCGGTCGACGGCCGACGCGCTGTCGTCCGTCGACCCGGCCACGCAGGCAGCCGCCGTCGCCATGGGGTACTCACCGGTGCAGCGGTTCTTCCGGGTCGACCTGCCGCTCGCGGGGCCGGTGCTGCTCGCCGGCCTCCGGGTCGTCTCGGTGTCGACGATCTCGCTGACGACGGTCGGCGCGGTGCTCGGGGTGCAGAGCCTCGGGTCGCTGTTCACGGACGGCATCCAGCGCACGATCCCCGAGGAGATCGGCTCCGGGATCGTCATGGTCCTGGTCCTGGCGTTCGTGCTCGACGGCCTGCTCGTGCTGCTCGGACGGTTGGTGCTCCCGTGGACCCGGTCCGTGTCCCGCGCCACACGACGGCGCGCCGCCAGATCCACCGCACCGGTCACGGAGGTGACCTCGTGA
- the leuS gene encoding leucine--tRNA ligase produces the protein MTIEQHVEDPHAYDPRRIQDKWQRIWSDLGLFTTDPEDRRPRKYILEMFPYPSGDLHMGHAENWALGDFVARYWRQQGFNVLHPIGWDSFGLPAENAAIKRGIDPRAWTYANIEQQKASFKRYAPSFDWTRELHTSDPEYYKWNQWLFLKMYEKGLAYRKDSWVNWDPVDQTVLANEQVLPDGTSDRSGAVVVKKKLTQWYFRITDYADRLLDDLNQLEGTWPAKVIAMQRNWIGRSVGADVDYVIEGRDEPVTVFTTRPDTVFGVTFLVVAPDSDLAAELVASSDDATRAAFAEYLTETQATSEIDRQNADRPKTGVPLNRFALHPVTGERLPIWAADYVLADYGHGAVMAVPAHDQRDLDFARVFGLPVKVVVDTNAAVTGAIPVIPEGATLEDFDLPPLDPASTGVALTGQGRMIASGPLDGMSKQHAIQAAIRLLSEKGTGRAAKTYRLRDWLISRQRYWGTPIPIIHGDDGTEYPVPEDQLPVLLPPSEGLDLKPKGTSPLGGAEDWVNVPNPVDGTPAKRDADTMDTFVDSSWYFLRFLSPNDDSQAFDPAEARKWAPVDQYIGGVEHAILHLLYARFVTKVLFDLGYIDFTEPFNALLNQGMVLSGGSKMSKSKGGVSLGDELDAHGVDAIRLVMGFAGPPEDDINWEDVSPAASARFLARAYRLAVDVTSAPNAVWAEGDRALRRVTHRFLADAPGLMESFKFNVVIARLMDLVNVTRKAIDSGVGPADPAVREATETVALGLSVFAPYTGEEMWERLGYEPSVATHGWRKADPTLLVQESVTAVVQVNGKVRDTFEVPPSIDADALEALARSSASVQRFIGEREIVKVIVRAPKLVNIAIRG, from the coding sequence GTGACCATCGAGCAACACGTCGAGGACCCGCACGCCTACGACCCCCGGCGCATCCAGGACAAGTGGCAGCGCATCTGGTCGGACCTCGGGCTCTTCACGACGGACCCGGAGGACCGCCGCCCGCGCAAGTACATCCTCGAGATGTTCCCGTACCCGTCCGGAGACCTGCACATGGGTCACGCCGAGAACTGGGCACTCGGCGACTTCGTCGCCCGGTACTGGCGGCAGCAGGGCTTCAACGTGCTGCACCCGATCGGGTGGGACTCGTTCGGCCTGCCCGCCGAGAACGCGGCCATCAAGCGCGGGATCGACCCCCGCGCCTGGACGTACGCGAACATCGAACAACAGAAGGCCTCGTTCAAGCGCTACGCCCCGTCCTTCGACTGGACGCGCGAGCTGCACACGTCGGACCCCGAGTACTACAAGTGGAACCAGTGGCTGTTCCTCAAGATGTACGAGAAGGGCCTGGCGTACCGGAAGGACAGCTGGGTCAACTGGGACCCGGTGGACCAGACCGTCCTGGCGAACGAGCAGGTGTTGCCGGACGGCACGTCCGACCGCTCGGGCGCCGTGGTCGTCAAGAAGAAGTTGACGCAGTGGTACTTCCGGATCACGGACTACGCGGACCGGTTGCTCGACGACCTCAACCAGCTCGAGGGCACCTGGCCGGCGAAGGTCATCGCCATGCAGCGCAACTGGATCGGTCGATCCGTCGGCGCCGACGTCGACTACGTGATCGAGGGGCGGGACGAACCCGTCACCGTCTTCACGACGCGACCCGACACGGTCTTCGGCGTCACGTTCCTCGTCGTCGCCCCGGACAGTGACCTCGCCGCCGAACTCGTCGCGTCATCGGACGACGCGACCCGGGCGGCCTTCGCCGAGTACCTGACCGAGACCCAGGCGACGAGCGAGATCGACCGGCAGAACGCCGACCGGCCGAAGACCGGTGTCCCGCTCAACCGGTTCGCCCTGCATCCGGTCACGGGGGAGCGCCTGCCCATCTGGGCGGCCGACTACGTGCTCGCGGACTACGGCCACGGTGCGGTCATGGCGGTGCCGGCCCACGACCAACGCGACCTCGACTTCGCACGCGTGTTCGGCCTCCCGGTCAAGGTGGTCGTCGACACGAACGCGGCCGTCACCGGTGCCATCCCGGTGATCCCCGAGGGCGCGACCCTCGAGGACTTCGACCTGCCGCCGCTCGACCCGGCATCGACCGGTGTCGCGCTGACCGGACAGGGGCGGATGATCGCGTCCGGACCGCTCGACGGCATGAGCAAGCAGCACGCGATCCAGGCTGCGATCCGGCTGCTCTCGGAGAAGGGCACCGGTCGCGCCGCCAAGACGTACCGACTGCGCGACTGGCTCATCTCCCGCCAGCGGTACTGGGGCACGCCGATCCCGATCATCCACGGCGACGACGGCACCGAGTACCCGGTGCCCGAGGACCAGCTGCCCGTGCTGCTCCCGCCGAGCGAGGGACTCGACCTCAAGCCGAAGGGCACGAGCCCGCTCGGCGGCGCCGAGGACTGGGTGAACGTGCCGAACCCGGTGGACGGCACTCCCGCCAAGCGCGACGCCGACACGATGGACACCTTCGTGGACTCGTCCTGGTACTTCCTGCGGTTCCTGAGCCCGAACGACGACAGCCAGGCGTTCGACCCGGCCGAGGCGCGCAAGTGGGCGCCCGTCGACCAGTACATCGGCGGCGTCGAGCACGCGATCCTGCACCTGCTCTACGCGCGGTTCGTCACGAAGGTCCTGTTCGACCTCGGGTACATCGACTTCACGGAGCCCTTCAACGCGCTGCTCAACCAGGGTATGGTGCTGTCCGGCGGGTCGAAGATGTCGAAGTCGAAGGGCGGCGTCAGCCTCGGGGACGAGCTCGACGCGCACGGGGTCGACGCCATCCGTCTGGTGATGGGCTTCGCCGGTCCGCCGGAGGACGACATCAACTGGGAGGACGTCTCGCCCGCCGCGAGCGCGCGCTTCCTCGCTCGCGCCTACCGCCTGGCGGTGGACGTGACGTCGGCTCCGAACGCGGTGTGGGCCGAGGGCGACCGTGCGCTGCGCCGCGTCACCCACCGGTTCCTCGCCGACGCGCCCGGTCTCATGGAGTCCTTCAAGTTCAACGTCGTCATCGCGCGGCTCATGGACCTGGTCAACGTCACGCGCAAGGCCATCGACTCGGGTGTCGGGCCGGCAGACCCCGCGGTGCGCGAGGCCACCGAGACCGTCGCGCTCGGTCTGAGTGTCTTCGCGCCGTACACCGGCGAAGAGATGTGGGAGCGGCTCGGGTACGAGCCGTCGGTGGCGACACACGGTTGGCGGAAGGCCGATCCCACCCTGCTCGTGCAGGAGAGCGTCACGGCGGTCGTGCAGGTCAACGGCAAGGTGCGCGACACGTTCGAGGTGCCGCCGTCGATCGACGCGGACGCCCTGGAGGCGCTGGCCCGGTCCTCCGCATCGGTGCAGCGGTTCATCGGTGAGCGCGAGATCGTCAAGGTGATCGTCCGCGCGCCGAAGCTGGTCAACATCGCGATCCGGGGCTGA
- a CDS encoding phosphatase domain-containing protein → MPDRTMPDAALVDPILHRAARVEDAVQEFRERRARARGLVPTVVPYTGYGAPGWVRVLCRVLLTRRGLASDASYEGVRGWRSFTSVAVDDVEVTVTAGGATHRVQADRGGVVDTRVPLDLEPGWQTVTLAAGGSRPVHAPVFVVDPSTRFGVVSDVDDTIMVTSLPRPFLAAWNSFVLTEHARRPVPGMSVLYERILGQHPGAPVVYLSTGAWNVAPTLNRFLTRNMYPPGALLLTDWGPTHDRFFRSGRLHKQENLRRLAADFPDVRWLLVGDDGQHDEELYGEFIAEHEGKVSGVAIRQLSTSEAVLAGGRSRAQERSRNSAAPWVYAPDGAGLWEALADVGITRR, encoded by the coding sequence ATGCCCGATCGGACGATGCCGGATGCCGCGCTGGTCGACCCGATCCTGCACCGCGCCGCCCGCGTCGAGGACGCGGTCCAGGAGTTCCGGGAGCGGCGGGCACGTGCTCGCGGTCTCGTGCCGACGGTCGTCCCGTACACCGGGTACGGGGCGCCGGGATGGGTCCGGGTCCTCTGTCGGGTCCTGCTCACGCGGCGTGGCCTCGCCTCCGACGCCAGCTACGAGGGCGTCCGCGGTTGGCGCAGCTTCACGAGCGTGGCCGTCGACGACGTCGAGGTCACCGTCACCGCCGGTGGTGCCACGCACCGCGTGCAGGCCGACCGGGGCGGCGTGGTCGACACGCGTGTCCCGCTCGACCTCGAGCCCGGCTGGCAGACCGTCACGCTCGCCGCTGGCGGTTCGCGTCCCGTCCACGCGCCGGTGTTCGTCGTGGATCCGTCGACCCGCTTCGGCGTCGTCTCGGACGTCGACGACACGATCATGGTGACGAGCCTCCCCCGCCCGTTCCTGGCGGCATGGAACTCGTTCGTCCTCACGGAGCACGCCCGCCGCCCCGTCCCCGGGATGTCCGTGCTGTACGAGCGGATCCTGGGTCAGCACCCGGGCGCTCCGGTGGTCTACCTGTCGACCGGCGCCTGGAACGTCGCGCCGACGCTCAACCGGTTCCTCACTCGCAACATGTACCCGCCCGGCGCCCTGCTCCTCACGGACTGGGGTCCGACGCACGACCGCTTCTTCCGCAGCGGACGGCTCCACAAGCAGGAGAACCTCCGACGGCTCGCCGCCGACTTCCCCGACGTCCGCTGGCTGCTCGTCGGCGACGACGGCCAGCACGACGAGGAGCTGTACGGCGAGTTCATCGCCGAGCACGAGGGCAAGGTCTCCGGGGTCGCGATCCGCCAGCTCTCGACGAGCGAGGCCGTGCTCGCCGGCGGACGCTCCCGGGCTCAGGAACGCAGCCGCAATTCGGCCGCTCCGTGGGTCTACGCCCCGGACGGCGCCGGGCTCTGGGAGGCACTCGCCGACGTCGGGATCACCCGGCGCTGA
- a CDS encoding ComEC/Rec2 family competence protein, with product MTSLGAPRPDLRLVVPVAVAWVVAVVLVASPGHAVPVAMAAGVAAATAVLVVLRVVRRGRTGPPRAHSGPLGVVGLVAPTLLLVALVAVAVDVRDAVRRPEAIRAIDDGAAVVAEVVLERDGEPGERTVPGRLVRMEHRAGGETITTTGLRVPARVVLAEPGSTEHDPGASDVAVPLVAGATVRVHAELVAGTPGATASVLLFIRGDPEVVHAPAALLLASTTARRAFAEVTGRLPGPGAGLLRGLAIGDRSGIDDRTADAMEVTALTHLTAVSGSNCAVLVGLVMLVGRAARAPRLARVVVSVVVLGAFVLLVRPDPSIVRATIMAVVVLVVHLRGRPVQGAPLVALATIGMLVVDPWLARSFGFALSVLATAGVVVVAPVLASRLAGRLGPVVAASLAVPVAAQAACWPVTVVLAPSIPTYAVLTNLVTEPLAPVATVLGLAACALAPIWSTGAWFLAAAAWAPAAVIAVVARAAAALPFAVVPWPAGPFGAATAALVSAAVVAAVFVRRAARAVPVAAAVVVGVIGVSVVVVPDAVVRGSVPADWSLAACDVGQGDAVLVRRDDAVALVDTGDEPERLERCLDLLGIDRIDLFVASHYDRDHVGAVGVVADRVGTALVGPLGRAADADVVATLRRAGADVVTAGAGTAGTLGDLPWRVVWPPPSTTEGGNDASVTVLFEPSRRCSDCLSSLFLGDLGEAAQRRLLAMVTAAGGWPPVDVVKVAHHGSADQDPALYRAVSARVGIVSVGADNPYGHPTDRALAMLEAAGTAALRTDQNGTVVLSASGGDLRVWRERPDRGDPTAGVSPVARTLLEVGRVGARRGPGRARSGPPTSRAGGTPWRRRDQRAQPRRSTRSRGRRSGRHRSSS from the coding sequence GTGACGTCGCTCGGTGCGCCACGTCCCGATCTCCGGCTCGTCGTGCCGGTGGCCGTGGCCTGGGTGGTCGCGGTGGTCCTGGTCGCCAGTCCCGGGCACGCGGTCCCGGTCGCCATGGCCGCGGGAGTCGCCGCGGCCACAGCGGTCCTGGTCGTCCTCCGGGTGGTCCGTCGCGGGCGGACGGGCCCACCCCGAGCGCACAGCGGACCGCTCGGCGTCGTCGGCCTCGTCGCGCCCACCCTGCTGCTCGTGGCCCTCGTCGCGGTCGCCGTCGACGTGCGTGACGCCGTGCGGCGTCCGGAAGCCATCCGAGCGATCGACGACGGGGCGGCCGTGGTCGCCGAGGTCGTGCTCGAGCGCGACGGCGAACCGGGCGAGCGAACGGTCCCCGGGCGCCTCGTCCGGATGGAGCACCGCGCGGGTGGCGAGACGATCACGACCACCGGCCTCCGCGTCCCTGCCCGCGTGGTCCTCGCGGAGCCGGGCTCGACGGAGCACGACCCCGGTGCCAGCGACGTCGCCGTCCCACTCGTCGCGGGTGCCACGGTGCGTGTGCACGCGGAGCTGGTCGCCGGGACGCCGGGTGCGACCGCGTCCGTCCTGCTCTTCATCCGGGGCGACCCCGAGGTCGTCCACGCTCCCGCGGCGCTGCTCCTCGCCAGCACGACCGCCCGGCGCGCGTTCGCCGAGGTCACCGGGAGACTGCCCGGCCCCGGAGCCGGCCTGCTGCGCGGGCTCGCGATCGGGGACCGGAGCGGTATCGACGACCGGACCGCGGATGCGATGGAGGTGACCGCACTGACGCACCTCACCGCCGTCTCCGGCTCGAACTGCGCGGTGCTCGTCGGACTCGTGATGCTCGTCGGCCGGGCCGCACGCGCCCCGCGGCTGGCGCGTGTCGTGGTTTCGGTCGTCGTGCTCGGCGCATTCGTCCTGCTCGTGCGACCGGATCCGAGCATCGTGCGCGCGACGATCATGGCGGTCGTCGTGCTCGTCGTGCACCTGCGTGGACGACCCGTGCAGGGCGCACCGCTCGTGGCGCTGGCGACCATCGGCATGCTCGTCGTCGACCCGTGGCTCGCCCGGTCCTTCGGGTTCGCGCTCTCCGTCCTGGCCACCGCGGGGGTCGTGGTGGTCGCCCCGGTCCTGGCGTCGCGTCTCGCCGGACGACTCGGACCCGTCGTCGCGGCGTCGCTCGCGGTACCGGTCGCGGCGCAGGCCGCGTGCTGGCCCGTCACCGTGGTGCTCGCACCGTCCATCCCGACGTACGCCGTGCTCACGAACCTGGTCACGGAGCCGTTGGCTCCCGTCGCGACCGTCCTCGGGCTGGCGGCGTGCGCGCTCGCGCCCATCTGGTCGACCGGTGCCTGGTTCCTCGCGGCCGCCGCGTGGGCACCCGCCGCGGTCATCGCCGTCGTCGCGCGGGCGGCCGCGGCACTCCCGTTCGCGGTCGTCCCCTGGCCGGCCGGCCCGTTCGGCGCCGCGACGGCCGCACTGGTGAGCGCGGCGGTCGTGGCGGCCGTGTTCGTGCGCCGTGCTGCACGGGCGGTCCCCGTGGCCGCGGCGGTGGTGGTCGGGGTGATCGGCGTCTCGGTCGTCGTCGTGCCCGACGCCGTCGTCCGGGGGAGCGTCCCCGCCGACTGGTCGCTCGCGGCCTGCGACGTCGGCCAGGGCGACGCGGTCCTGGTGCGGCGGGACGACGCGGTCGCGCTCGTCGACACGGGCGACGAGCCGGAGCGGCTCGAGCGCTGCCTCGACCTGCTGGGGATCGACCGGATCGACCTCTTCGTGGCCTCGCACTACGACCGCGACCACGTGGGTGCGGTCGGGGTGGTAGCCGACCGCGTCGGGACCGCCCTCGTCGGCCCGCTCGGCCGCGCGGCGGACGCCGACGTCGTCGCCACCCTGCGGCGCGCGGGTGCCGACGTGGTCACGGCGGGCGCAGGCACCGCCGGCACGCTCGGGGATCTGCCGTGGCGGGTGGTGTGGCCCCCTCCGTCGACCACCGAGGGCGGGAACGACGCGAGCGTCACGGTCCTGTTCGAGCCGTCCCGGCGTTGCTCCGACTGCCTGTCGTCGCTGTTCCTCGGCGACCTCGGCGAGGCGGCGCAGCGACGGCTGCTCGCCATGGTGACGGCAGCCGGAGGCTGGCCGCCCGTCGACGTCGTCAAGGTCGCGCACCACGGCTCCGCCGACCAGGACCCGGCGCTGTACCGAGCGGTGTCGGCTCGGGTGGGCATCGTGAGCGTGGGTGCCGACAACCCCTACGGGCATCCCACCGACCGCGCGCTCGCGATGTTGGAGGCAGCGGGCACGGCGGCGCTCCGCACCGATCAGAACGGCACGGTCGTGCTCTCGGCGTCGGGCGGCGACCTCCGCGTCTGGCGCGAGCGGCCCGACCGAGGCGATCCCACTGCGGGGGTGTCGCCCGTCGCCCGTACACTGCTGGAGGTCGGTCGGGTCGGAGCCCGGCGTGGACCGGGTCGGGCACGGTCGGGTCCACCAACGTCCCGAGCGGGAGGCACACCATGGCGGCGAAGAGACCAGCGCGCGCAGCCGCGGCGATCGACCAGGTCCCGTGGTCGGCGATCCGGCCGGCACCGGTCGTCCTCGTGA
- a CDS encoding ABC transporter permease, translating into MIIGQAFAWVFDPTNYPGPTGIPTRLWEHVWITLLAVGIAAVIAIPIGFAIGHTGRARSVAIALSGGIRALPTLGVLTLLGIALGVGLSAPLIALVVLAIPSVLAGAYAGIEAVDPVTVDAARAMGMTEWQILWKVEIPLGLPLLIGGIRAAVLQVVATATLAAYVGAGGLGGYLFLGLKIQDYAEMLGSSILVIALAIVFEILFAGFQRAVVPVGVAGRSGSRSRVTHASSHNPLPEGNPS; encoded by the coding sequence GTGATCATCGGCCAGGCGTTCGCGTGGGTGTTCGACCCCACCAACTACCCCGGACCCACCGGCATCCCGACGCGCCTCTGGGAACACGTGTGGATCACGCTCCTCGCGGTCGGGATCGCCGCGGTCATCGCGATCCCGATCGGGTTCGCGATCGGACACACCGGTCGCGCGCGGAGCGTGGCGATCGCCCTCTCCGGCGGCATCCGTGCGTTGCCGACGCTCGGCGTGCTGACGCTGCTCGGCATCGCGCTCGGCGTCGGACTGTCCGCCCCGCTCATCGCCCTGGTCGTGCTCGCGATCCCGTCGGTGCTCGCCGGCGCCTACGCGGGCATCGAGGCCGTCGACCCGGTGACCGTGGACGCGGCCCGTGCCATGGGCATGACCGAGTGGCAGATCCTCTGGAAGGTCGAGATCCCGCTCGGCCTGCCGTTGCTCATCGGGGGCATCCGGGCCGCGGTCCTCCAGGTCGTCGCGACGGCGACCCTCGCGGCGTACGTCGGGGCCGGCGGTCTCGGCGGCTACCTGTTCCTCGGCCTCAAGATCCAGGACTACGCGGAGATGCTCGGCTCGTCGATCCTCGTGATCGCACTCGCCATCGTCTTCGAGATCCTCTTCGCCGGGTTCCAGCGGGCGGTGGTGCCCGTGGGCGTCGCCGGCCGTTCGGGCTCGCGTTCCCGGGTGACGCACGCGTCCTCCCACAATCCCCTCCCGGAAGGAAACCCCTCGTGA